From a single Thermothielavioides terrestris NRRL 8126 chromosome 1, complete sequence genomic region:
- a CDS encoding carbohydrate-binding module family 48 protein (CAZy_ID 269642): MLSFTFQWPHDAEEVYVTGTFDNWTKSYELDKVGQVFQKTVTFPESSGKIYYKFVVDGNWTTDPAAPQEKDQDGNENNVLLPEQMEKLEEASQAAAINNLVPESTTAQLAGAVPLEDNKEHQKEETQDGKEHAGQEATSGAAILSSAAPDSTTAQLAAAVPLEERKGDAPAPGGYPETPATELDKEVKVEPLPAAEGAVNPVKLAPGEEVIKDINAGAVDSHVTLDKESYEKSDRIPGVETTLPVVGANDVTINTVVPEATTAALAGQVPLEEAKVPEIVRQSQLEANVEPEASAISEEVKEKAAVEQELLEKVPEAPSTSEGTAGQDAEKSGTDQTGAEKVLAAATSAGEVALGAAIVAGSAAADAAIKASDAATGAVTKAGEAAADLTAKAGETAADLTAKATTAASDAATHLSEAVKGVTPGMHDITKEETQAAAVESVSSEVPAEVKESMKEAGASPEAAANTAAVEEKQEYEAELLEKVKPAAAVGESSTEDAEQTKAAEESKPGEETKQAETFPKPIEEPAPAEAPQAETTPKPVEEGKAQTVEPPEPVVAVKTVDEAKPAEAAAPAEEAKPTEEVKAAEETKPAEETKPAEEIKPAEETKPAEETKPAEETKPAEETKPAEETKPAEETKPAEETKPAEETKPAEEAKPVEETKPAEETKAAEEPQPVVEHPESTEQTASAEAAKAVETQPATNGAAAGTAVAPTSTDKAAVDGPAASEKKKKHRISGFFSKLKNRFA, from the exons ATGCTCAGTTTCACCTTCCAATG GCCTCATGATGCCGAAGAGGTTTACGTGACTGGCACCTTCGACAATTGGACCAAAAGCTACGAGCTCGACAAGGTTGGCCAGGTGTTCCAGAAGACCGTGACATTCCCGGAATCGTCCGGCAAGATATACTACAAG TTCGTTGTCGACGGCAACTGGACCACTGACCCCGCTGCGCCGCAAGAAAAGGACCAGGACGGCAACGAGAACAACGTCCTACTACCCGAACAAATGGAGAAGCTCGAAGAAGCCTcccaggcggcggccatcAACAACCTTGTCCCGGAGTCCACCACGGCCCAATTGGCCGGCGCAGTCCCTCTGGAGGACAACAAAGAGCACCAAAAGGAGGAGACGCAGGATGGAAAGGAGCACGCGGGGCAAGAAGCTACCTCCGGCGCGGCCATTCTCagctccgccgcccccgaCTCGACCACGGCTCAATTGGCTGCTGCCGTGCCCctggaggagaggaagggcGATGCCCCTGCCCCGGGCGGCTATCCTGAGACGCCAGCGACCGAGCTCGACAAGGAGGTGAAGGTCGAGCCGCTTCCCGCTGCCGAGGGTGCGGTCAACCCAGTCAAGCTCGCGCCTGGCGAAGAGGTCATCAAAGACATCAATGCCGGCGCTGTCGACAGCCATGTCACTCTTGACAAGGAGTCGTACGAAAAGAGCGACCGCATCCCCGGCGTCGAAACAACGCTTCCCGTCGTTGGTGCCAATGATGTCACCATCAACACTGTCGTGCCCGAAGCGACCACTGCCGCACTCGCCGGCCAGGTTCCCTTGGAGGAGGCGAAGGTGCCCGAGATCGTCAGGCAGAGCCAGCTGGAGGCCAATGTTGAGCCAGAGGCAAGCGCTATCAGCGAGGAGGTGAAGGAGAAAGCTGCCGTCGAGCAGGAGCTCCTGGAGAAGGTGCCCGAAGCCCCCTCAACATCTGAGGGGACTGCTGGCCAGGACGCCGAGAAGTCAGGGACCGACCAGACGGGGGCCGAAAAGGTGCTTGCTGCGGCTACTtcggccggcgaggtggCATTGGGTGCTGCGATCGTAGCCGGCAGTGCTGCCGCGGATGCGGCAATCAAGGCCAGCGATGCTGCCACCGGGGCTGTAACCaaggcgggcgaggctgCGGCGGATCTCACGGCCAAGGCGGGCGAGACTGCGGCGGATCTCACAGCAAAGGCTACAACTGCCGCCTCCGATGCGGCAACCCACCTGTCCGAGGCTGTCAAGGGAGTCACGCCGGGCATGCACGACATCACCAAAGAGGAAACGCAGGCCGCCGCTGTCGAAAGCGTGAGCTCAGAAGTTCCGGCTGAGGTCAAGGAATCCATGAAGGAGGCCGGCGCGAGCCCGGAAGCCGCTGCTAACACGGCTGCTGTCGAGGAGAAACAGGAATACGAGGCCGAGCTTCTGGAGAAAGTGAAGCCTGCAGCGGCGGTTGGCGAATCGTCCACCGAGGATGCGGAACagaccaaggccgccgaggagagCAAACCTGGCGAGGAGACGAAGCAGGCTGAGACTTTTCCCAAGCCTATCGAGGAACCGGCACCTGCCGAGGCGCCTCAAGCCGAGACAACACCTAAGCCAgtggaggaggggaaggccCAGACCGTAGAGCCGCCTGAGCCTGTGGTTGCCGTCAAGACCGTGGACGAGGCCAAGCctgcggaggcggcggctccCGCTGAGGAGGCGAAACCTACCGAGGAGGTCAAGGCCGCGGAGGAGACTAAGCCTGCGGAGGAGACcaagccggcggaggagatcaagccggcggaggagacTAAGCCTGCGGAGGAGACcaagccggcggaggagaccaagccggcggaggagaccaagccggcggaggagaccaagccggcggaggagaccaagccggcggaggagaccAAGCCGGCGGAGGAAACCAAGCCTGCGGAGGAGGCCAAGCCTGTGGAGGAAACCAAACCTGCGGAGGAGACCAAGGCGGCTGAGGAGCCTCAGCCTGTCGTCGAGCATCCCGAGTCGACTGAGCAAACCGCATCGGCAGAAGCTGCTAAGGCAGTCGAAACGCAACCGGCCACTAacggtgccgccgcgggcACCGCCGTGGCGCCTACGAGCACGGACAAAGCAGCCGTCGATGGGCCGGCCGCCTccgaaaagaagaagaaacaCCGGATTAGCGGCTTCTTCAGCAAGCTGAAGAACAGGTTCGCCTAA
- a CDS encoding chromatin-remodeling complex ATPase-like protein gives MAPRSRQSGNDSDASMPDAPVPTHTSQTVDDMDVDETPDYTDSDTNPNTTASSVAGEPVIDGRKRRSEANQLRRSIFGKKHDRLGESKEDDTLRRFRYLLGLTDLFRHFIETNPNPKIREIMAEIDRQNEEAAKQKKGGGRQGGATSERRRRTEAEEDAELLNDEKHGGSAETVFRESPAFIHGTMRDYQIAGLNWLISLHENGISGILADEMGLGKTLQTIAFLGYLRHIMGITGPHLITVPKSTLDNWNREFAKWTPEVNVLVLQGAKEERHQLINERLVDESFDVCITSYEMILREKAHLKKFAWEYIIIDEAHRIKNEESSLAQVIRMFNSRNRLLITGTPLQNNLHELWALLNFLLPDVFGDSEAFDQWFSGQDRDQDTVVQQLHRVLRPFLLRRVKSDVEKSLLPKKEVNVYVGMSEMQVKWYQKILEKDIDAVNGAGGKRESKTRLLNIVMQLRKCCNHPYLFEGAEPGPPYTTDEHLVYNSGKMLVLDKLLKRLQKQGSRVLIFSQMSRLLDILEDYCVFRGYKYCRIDGSTAHADRIAAIDEYNKPDSDKFIFLLTTRAGGLGINLTTADIVVLYDSDWNPQADLQAMDRAHRIGQTKQVVVYRFVTDNAIEEKVLERAAQKLRLDQLVIQQGRAQVATKAAANKDELLSMIQHGAEKVFQTKGAFGALAEKGGELDDDDIDKILQVGETRTKELNARYEKLGIDDLQKFTSESAYEWNGEDFAARKKDIGINWINPAKRERKEQIYSIDKYYKQALHTGGRTAEAKPKAPRAPKQIPVHDYQFYPPRLRDLQDRETAYYRKEIGYKVPLPEGDDENLSEREAERALDQQEIDNATPLTEEEQEEKQRLAQQGFGDWNRRDFQQFINGSGRYGRHDYAGIATEVDSKTPAEVKAYAKVFWQRYTEIADYAKYIKIIEDGEERMRKIEHQRKMLRKKLSQYRVPLQQLKINYSVSTTNKKVYTEEEDRFLLVLLDKYGVDSEGIYEKIRDEIRESPLFRFDWFFLSRTPTELSRRCNTLLTTVVKEFEDVNTTKPNGVHGKLKREPDDDENDEDSILGLAPAKKKSKAQSVKNKALDNVKSAAGSKANSTSPSRASSVASTNSNAAGSKAKSKGKKK, from the exons ATGGCTCCCCGTTCGCGGCAAAGCGGCAACGACAGCGACGCGTCGATGCCTGATGCGCCTGTACCCACCCACACTTCCCAGACCGTCGACGATATG GATGTCGACGAGACCCCCGACTACACAGACTCCGACACGAATCCAAATACCACTGCCAGCAGTGTTGCCGGCGAACCCGTCATCGATGGCCGCAAGCGGCGCTCAGAAGCCAACCAGTTACGTCGTAGTATATTTGGCAAGAAGCACGACAGGCTAGGCGAGTCAAAG GAGGATGACACACTTCGTCGATTCCGTTACCTTCTGGGTCTCACCGACCTGTTTCGCCACTTCATCGAGACGAACCCGAACCCCAAAATCCGCGAGATCATGGCCGAGATCGATCGCCAGAACGAAGAGGCAGCCAAGCAGAAGAAGGGCGGCGGtcgccagggcggcgccacTAGCGAGAGGCGCCGGCggaccgaggccgaggaagatgCCGAGCTGCTCAATGACGAGAAGCATGGAGGGTCCGCCGAGACGGTCTTCCGCGAGTCACCTGCCTTCATCCATGGCACCATGAGGGACTACCAGATAGCCGGCTTGAACTGGCTGATCTCGCTGCATGAGAACGGCATCTCCGGAATCCTGGCCGACGAAATGGGCTTGGGCAAGACCCTGCAGACGATCGCCTTCTTGGGTTACTTGCGCCACATCATGGGCATCACGGGTCCGCACCTGATCACAGTTCCCAAATCTACCTTGGACAACTGGAATCGAGAGTTTGCCAAATGGACACCCGAGGTCAACGTGCTCGTCTTGCAGGGCGCCAAAGAGGAGCGTCATCAGCTCATCAATGAGCGGCTCGTGGACGAGAGCTTCGATGTCTGCATCACCAGTTACGAGATGATCCTCCGCGAGAAAGCCCACTTGAAAAAGTTCGCGTGGGAGTACATCATCATCGACGAGGCGCACCGTATCAAGAACGAGGAGTCATCGCTGGCTCAAGTGATCCGCATGTTCAACTCGCGGAATCGCCTCTTGATCACCGGCACGCCTCTCCAGAACAACCTGCACGAACTGTGGGCGCTCCTCAATTTCCTACTTCCCGATGTGTTTGGCGATTCGGAGGCTTTCGACCAGTGGTTCTCGGGCCAGGACCGGGACCAGGACACGGTGGTTCAGCAGTTGCACCGAGTCCTCCGGCCTTTCCTGCTTCGCCGTGTCAAGAGCGACGTGGAGAAGAGCCTGCTTCCCAAAAAGGAGGTCAACGTCTACGTCGGCATGTCGGAAATGCAGGTCAAATGGTACCAAAAGATTCTCGAGAAGGATATCGACGCCGTGAATGGCGCGGGCGGGAAGCGCGAGTCCAAGACGCGGCTGCTTAACATCGTCATGCAACTGCGGAAGTGTTGCAACCACCCCTACCTCTTTGAGGGCGCTGAGCCGGGCCCGCCGTATACCACTGACGAGCACCTGGTGTACAACTCCGGAAAGATGCTCGTCCTCGACAAGCTGCTGAAGAGGCTGCAGAAACAGGGCAGCCGCGTGCTCATCTTCTCTCAGATGAGTCGTTTGCTGGATATTCTGGAGGACTACTGCGTGTTTCGGGGTTATAAGTACTGCCGCATCGACGGCAGCACCGCGCACGCGGATCGTatcgccgccatcgacgAGTACAACAAGCCGGACTCGGACAAGTTCATTTTCCTGCTGACGACGAGAGCCGGCGGTCTCGGCATCAATCTGACGACGGCCGACATCGTTGTCCTCTACGACAGCGATTGGAATCCGCAGGCTGATTTACAGGCCATGGACCGAGCTCACCGCATCGGCCAGACGAAGCAGGTGGTCGTCTACCGTTTCGTGACGGACAACGCCATCGAGGAGAAGGTTCTGGAGCGCGCGGCCCAGAAGTTGCGCCTCGATCAGCTGGTCATCCAACAAGGCCGTGCCCAGGTTGCTACCAAGGCCGCTGCCAACAAGGACGAACTCCTGTCCATGATCCAGCACGGCGCAGAGAAGGTGTTCCAGACCAAGGGCGCTTTTGGAGCGCTTGCGGAGAAGGGTGgcgagctggacgacgacgatatCGACAAGATCTTGCAGGTTGGCGAGACACGCACAAAGGAGCTCAACGCCAGGTACGAGAAGCTTGGCATCGACGACCTCCAAAAGTTCACGTCGGAGTCTGCGTACGAATGGAACGGAGAGGACTTCGCAGCGCGCAAAAAGGATATCGGCATCAACTGGATCAACCCTGCCAAGCGTGAGCGCAAGGAGCAGATCTACTCGATCGACAAGTACTACAAGCAGGCTTTGCACACCGGCGGCAGGACAGCCGAAGCGAAGCCCAAAGCGCCCCGGGCTCCGAAACAAATACCGGTCCACGACTACCAGTTCTATCCTCCCAGACTCCGTGATCTCCAGGACAGGGAAACTGCGTACTATCGCAAGGAGATCGGGTATAAGGTTCCGCTGCCCGAAGGCGATGACGAGAACTTGTCGGAACGCGAGGCCGAGAGAGCCCTCGATCAGCAAGAGATTGACAACGCCACTCCTCTCACCGAGGAGGAACAAGAGGAGAAGCAACGGCTTGCTCAGCAAGGATTCGGCGACTGGAACCGCCGTGACTTCCAGCAGTTCATCAATGGCTCGGGGCGTTACGGGCGCCACGACTATGCGGGTATTGCAACGGAAGTCGACAGCAAGACCCCCGCAGAGGTTAAGGCGTATGCCAAGGTGTTCTGGCAGCGGTACACCGAAATTGCCGACTACGCCAAGTACATCAAGATCATCGAGGATGGCGAGGAGCGGATGCGCAAAATTGAGCACCAGCGCAAGATGCTGCGCAAGAAGTTGTCTCAGTACCGCGTCCCCTTGCAGCAGCTCAAGATCAATTATTCCGTGTCCACCACCAACAAAAAAGTGTacacggaggaggaggaccgATTCTTGCTCGTGCTTCTCGACAAGTACGGCGTGGATTCGGAGGGCATCTACGAGAAGATCCGGGACGAGATCCGGGAGAGCCCGCTCTTCCGTTTCGACTGGTTCTTCCTGAGCAGGACACCGACGGAGCTCAGCCGTCGCTGCAATACTCTTCTCACGACCGTTGTCAAGGAGTTTGAAGACGTGAACACCACCAAGCCGAACGGTGTGCACGGAAAACTCAAGCGGGAGCCGGACGATGATGAGAACGACGAGGACAGCATCCTGGGCTTGGCACCGGCTAAGAAGAAGTCCAAGGCGCAAAGTGTTAAG AATAAGGCTCTCGACAATGTCAAGTCGGCAGCTGGCAGCAAGGCCAACTCGACATCTCCCTCGCGGGCGTCCAGCGTTGCATCGACAAACTCGAATGCCGCTGGCTCAAAGGCCAAGTccaagggcaagaagaaATAG